The following are from one region of the Capsicum annuum cultivar UCD-10X-F1 chromosome 1, UCD10Xv1.1, whole genome shotgun sequence genome:
- the LOC107852753 gene encoding heat shock 22 kDa protein, mitochondrial, whose product MAFHTALRRISSSSFLISNFLNNVPSSRGLTGSFAPLTSRFLSYAGSVPVVDSNEESFTINACGGSFVRSEQFPIQRGVCGIYMENPFQISEPRGAYEAKNMQEGMYVRMEMPGIDKEDVKVLIAYGNITIKGEGKKESVHEDSGRTYSANIEICSNSYQPQFMEAEMKNGVLRMLIPKSKTPQAVNGSYVIKLK is encoded by the exons ATGGCGTTTCATACTGCTTTACGAAGAATCAGTTCTTCGTCATTTCTAATCTCTAACTTCCTCAACAATGTTCCTTCTTCCCGAGGACTTACTGGTTCGTTTGCACCGTTAACTTCGCGATTTCTGAGCTATGCGGGTAGTGTTCCTGTTGTCGATTCCAATGAGGAAAGCTTTACGATCAATGCTTGTGGAGGTTCCTTTGTTCGCTCTGAGCAGTTTCCTATTCAACGAG GTGTATGTGGTATATACATGGAAAATCCATTTCAAATTTCTGAACCGAGAGGGGCATACGAGGCTAAGAATATGCAGGAGGGAATGTACGTGAGAATGGAAATGCCTGGTATTGATAAAGAAGATGTGAAGGTGTTAATTGCATATGGGAATATCACCATAAAGGGTGAAGGAAAGAAGGAGTCTGTGCATGAGGACAGTGGGAGAACCTACAGCGCCAACATTGAGATCTGTTCGAATTCGTATCAGCCTCAGTTTATGGAAGCAGAGATGAAGAATGGTGTTCTTAGGATGCTAATCCCCAAGTCTAAAACTCCTCAGGCAGTGAATGGTTCTTATGTGATAAAACTTAAGTAA